The DNA region GGGCTCTGTTCAGAGCGCCGTCGGATGCCCGGTGCCGCTTGCCGGCTCAGTGATCGGCATACGGTTCGGCGCCATCGCGGCCATGCAGCCGTTCACGGTAGGCCAGCGGCGACTCGCCGTACTGCCGCTTGAACGCACGGGAGAAGTACAGCCGGTCGTTGAAGCCGACGCGGGAGGCGATCTCGCTGACGGACATCTCCGTGAAGCGCAACAGCCGAGCGGCCTCGAGCATCACCCGCTCAGTGATCAGCCCCCGTGTCGAGTTGTCCGTCACCCGCGACAGCGCCCGCCACAGTACTCCCGGCGACACCCCGAGCCCCTGCGCATAGTGACCGACGTCGTGATGGTCGGCGAAGCCACGCTCGAGCAGATCGACGAAACGCCGGTGCAGCCGGATGTCGGATTCATCCTCTGCGGTCTGCCGAGGCGCGCCCTCCTGCGACCAGCGCTCAGCCCACCCGAGCAGCGCCAGCAGCAGATGCCGCTGCACCCCGACACTCCGGGCGTCCACGGGGCCCTTGGCCTCGGCGTCCAGCGCGTGGATCAGGGCGTCGACGCGCGCCGTGGAATCCGATGGCACCCGGATGACCGGTATCTGGCGGCCGGTGAGTAGCCGGCCGGGGCTTTGCCCAGGTCCGGCCACCTCGTCGTACAGCAGCTCGTCACCGAAGCGGACAATCGCCCCCGACAAGTCCTGCGCCCGCT from Streptomyces sp. NBC_00258 includes:
- a CDS encoding helix-turn-helix transcriptional regulator, whose amino-acid sequence is MSTEPDVQLPSRRLGRELVVERMPITVPALHVTLYERDTFVDDRCPVYGPHQHEFHELIWTRSGTGHHRRDNERSVLGENTVMLVGRGQVHHFERAQDLSGAIVRFGDELLYDEVAGPGQSPGRLLTGRQIPVIRVPSDSTARVDALIHALDAEAKGPVDARSVGVQRHLLLALLGWAERWSQEGAPRQTAEDESDIRLHRRFVDLLERGFADHHDVGHYAQGLGVSPGVLWRALSRVTDNSTRGLITERVMLEAARLLRFTEMSVSEIASRVGFNDRLYFSRAFKRQYGESPLAYRERLHGRDGAEPYADH